Proteins encoded within one genomic window of Leptidea sinapis chromosome 7, ilLepSina1.1, whole genome shotgun sequence:
- the LOC126965456 gene encoding uncharacterized protein LOC126965456 codes for MAAEEALPPCSPMSPDAPTTQPRITTNLTHHSDFQQLIFEAVRSGEVSEIERLVEKLGVEILNARDQHGYTPAHWAALDGSVAVMRYLVERGAPVDLSCLGTQGPRPIHWACRKGHASVVQVLLQSGVAVNAADFKGLTPLMTACMYGKTATAAYLLGMGAATRLSDINGDTALHWAAYKGHADLVRLLIYSGVPLHCTDNFGSTPLHLACLSGNLTCVRLLCEKVKAELEPRDKNGKTPLMLAQSHRHVEVVKLLQKEMKRKSHWIPPLSELWALLFGGAGDSKGPLLFFLGSVLLWGYPMYIMKCIPLTWNTLRLSHYCFLYWNAVMWMSWIIANRRDPGYIPQNSETYYRAIRQIPYYDKWKKRNVILSRLCHTCRCLRPLRAKHCRICKRCVAYFDHHCPFIYNCIGVRNRMWFFLFVMSVAINCSISVYFACYCFYLDGFGLMYVVGLLEAITFCALGWILTCTSILHACMNLTTNEMFNYKRYPYLRDKRGRYQNPFSRGPLMNLIEFFVCLPDKFDEQDLFYGEHI; via the exons ATGGCAGCAGAAGAAGCCCTACCGCCCTGCTCACCAATGTCCCCTGATGCTCCAACCACCCAGCCCCGCATCACGACCAATCTCACCCACCACTCCGACTTTCAGCAGCTTATTTTTGAAGCCGTACGATCAGG CGAAGTTTCGGAAATCGAGCGCTTAGTTGAGAAATTAGGCGTTGAAATATTGAATGCTCGGGACCAGCATGGCTACACACCAGCTCACTGGGCGGCTTTGGACGGTAGTGTGGCTGTGATGAGATATCTGGTAGAACGCGGGGCTCCTGTAGACCTGTCCTGCTTGGGAACTCAG ggCCCACGACCCATACATTGGGCATGTCGTAAAGGGCACGCCTCTGTGGTCCAAGTATTGCTGCAGTCGGGAGTCGCTGTTAATGCTGCAGATTTTAAAG GTCTGACTCCCTTAATGACGGCGTGTATGTACGGAAAAACAGCAACAGCGGCATATCTGCTCGGAATGGGAGCTGCCACGAGGCTGTCCGACATCAACGGAGACACGGCCCTGCACTGGGCGGCGTACAAAGGTCATGCAGACCTGGTCCGCCTGTTGATATACTCGGGGGTTCCCCTGCACTGCACAGATAACTTCGGCTCCACACCGCTACACCTGGCTTGTCTCTCAGGCAACCTGACCTGTGTTCGTCTGCTCTGCGAAAAG gtAAAAGCGGAATTGGAACCTCGTGATAAGAATGGCAAGACTCCACTCATGCTGGCTCAGAGCCATCGCCACGTAGAAGTCGTGAAGCTGCTGCAAAAGGAAATGAAACGTAAATCCCACTGGATCCCGCCACTTTCTGAACTCTGGGCTTTGTTGTTTGGCGGCGCCGGTGACTCCAAGGGACCTCTACTTTTTTTCCTGGGATCTGTATTGCTTTGGGGATACCCCATGTACATAATGAAA TGCATTCCCCTTACGTGGAACACATTGAGGCTATCTCATTACTGTTTCCTGTATTGGAACGCGGTGATGTGGATGAGCTGGATAATAGCCAACCGTCGGGATCCGGGATATATCCCGCAGAACTCGGAGACCTACTACAGGGCCATCCGACAGATACCGTACTATGACAAGTGGAAGAAACGGAACGTTATACTGTCACGTCTGTGTCATACGTGCCGCTGTTTGAGACCGCTGAG AGCCAAACATTGCCGCATCTGCAAGCGCTGCGTGGCCTACTTCGACCACCACTGCCCCTTCATTTATAACTGTATCGGCGTCCGCAACCGCATGTGGTTCTTCTTGTTTGTGATGAGTGTCGCCATCAACTGCTCAATTTCCGTTTACTTCGCGTGCTACTGCTTCTACCTCGACGGGTTCGGGCTCATGTACGTCGTGGGCTTGTTGGAGGCGATCACTTTCTGCGCGCTCGGATGGATTCTTACTTGCACCTCG atATTACACGCCTGCATGAACTTGACGACCAATGAAATGTTCAATTACAAGCGATATCCATACCTGCGTGACAAGAGAGGAAGGTACCAGAACCCGTTCTCGAGGGGTCCATTAATGAACCTCAttgagttttttgtatgtttgccGGACAAATTCGACGAGCAAGACTTGTTTTACGGTGAACATATTTGA